The Dreissena polymorpha isolate Duluth1 chromosome 2, UMN_Dpol_1.0, whole genome shotgun sequence nucleotide sequence ATCAAATGAGCAACGTTCATGCATTTGGTCCATAAATGCCACTGCATTTACTCAGTAGGCCGTTGACTGACAATTCTCCGCTCTCGTACGCTTGAAGATTTTTCCCTGGAGAGACGTGTTCTTCCTTCGTTGTCGCCTGGATAGCTTTCCTTCTGATACCATCTTCACCTGTGTTGGGAGAAGGGAAGCCTCTTCACAAAGAAGGGTCAGTAGTAGGTAGAAAGGCAAATTGGCTTTCTTGGCGTGCTGATTTCAAGTGCCACCCTTCACAGTCATTATTTGTTCGGACACTCCGATCAAACACGCTCCAATTTTCAGGTCCCCACACCGAAGATTTAAGCCATGTCCTGTCCACATACTCTAGCAGGTCGGCCAGGCGTTcgtctgttgtttttctttcagtctgaaacaaataaaaatgaactaTTACAAGAGACCAGTAATTTGTAAAGTAATAGTCTGAACGGTTTTTCGAATTATTTCTAAATAAGTGAAACGTGGCCATccagttattttttgtatttctttgtgtatttgtcaaatatataatcTACCTCATAATCGCTGGTTCCACATGTTCCGCTGGCAGGAACGGTATAGACATGACCTTGCGGACAAAAGTGAATACAGTGTCGCGTTGACTGTAGGCGCTCTGTAAAATCAATGAAATACTATATAATAAGTGATATGAAACATCGgcatttgtatgtgttatttttttcctAGATTTATATAACGGCGAAAATTTAAATTTTCGTAAGTAcaatcataaaattatttatacacatccataattatatttattacctgGAGACCGAGGCTTTGCACGTGCCGCCATACGGCCTGGTTCCAGTGAAAGGCACATCCTTTAATTGTTGGGTCGACGAAAACTGTTTAATATCGTCAGAACCGCACAATTATAATCAAACTAATTCGCGGAAgggaatattaaataatatacttACGTGATGGATTACTGTTGATTCTGCAACCGGGGCGGCCATAGGAGAATAAACGTCCCCATTCAGAAATGTCGCGTCAGCACTATCAGGTTCTACTAACTAAAGGAGAAACATTTATGTGTTCAAACAACATAAACAGAAAGATTGAGTAATCTTTGTGATACAATATCAACAAAAATAACTGAAATTCAGAAAACGGAAAGCATTTGTTATGAGCGAATACCTGTGTTAAATCTGGGTCAACATGTGATACCCTTTCGTCCTCAGGCACACTATGAATAGTGGGAATGCTTCTGCAACACTCTGCACATAGAAAGTGAATTTCTCTTTCGCCTCTTGTTGCTGCTTTGTATTCTGCCAGGGATATACCTATGATTTAATAACAAATTCATAGTATGAACATTCAACGACAATATGGgatgaatattttataacaattatacaCATGTGTAAACGTATCtttaaatgacacatttttatttatatgttatacatgttattagagttaagcagtcaaaagtatattttaaaatgccaaTATGGGTGTAAGACTCGCGTTTCTGACTTGTATGTTTACATCTCGGGTACACCATATGTAATTGATAGAAAACACTTAttgattaacacgtctgtaattCTCAATTACAGGTAAAGTGTGGCAATCGTTATTGTTGTAGACAACATCGGCTCATGTTTGTATCTCGGGtacgccctatttatgacacATATTGATTGATGTTATAATTTACACTAATTGACAATAATTGGTAATAAACACTACCGGGGTTAAtagaagatctatcaatatacaaagattcgTGCCAAATCT carries:
- the LOC127869046 gene encoding uncharacterized protein LOC127869046; translation: MAEVANCIHCGKTVGQRQRAVSCDACERWQHIGCDSGISLAEYKAATRGEREIHFLCAECCRSIPTIHSVPEDERVSHVDPDLTQLVEPDSADATFLNGDVYSPMAAPVAESTVIHHVSILFNIPFRELV